In Anaerolineales bacterium, one DNA window encodes the following:
- a CDS encoding ferric reductase-like transmembrane domain-containing protein, which yields MKHKLGNLVFIVLVVLTVVVWLVFPPINDGREDFVRTYAGEVLGSVVIVLMSFSLFLSSRPKWAEPYFGGLDKMYMTHRHTSTSAFLLLFVHLLTVPITTINLRLGNYLAIVAFLGIVAIVLPTLAPRIPFLNNLTGKSYEGWKKLHRFIGIFFILGYIHALTIDALSAFIAINWVQIFFILGTVSYLYTEVFGRFFRKYVPYTVEAVNHPNNSVTEVVLRAKKEPIQKQRAGQFLFVRFGGDRELNESHPFTISSAPGEDVLRLTVKACGDFTRHLFATLKAGTDAIIEGAYGMFDYKTGGPRQIWVAGGIGVTPFLAFMRDLETDLAHDIDFYYTVRHREEAVFVDEIENIIKKHPRIKPYIRFSAVHGSLNVDEIIKNAEGGIRGQHVYMCGPLPMVQAFEKKFLEAGVPAGNIHFEEFNFR from the coding sequence ATGAAACATAAACTGGGAAACCTTGTCTTTATTGTTCTGGTGGTCCTGACCGTCGTCGTCTGGCTTGTCTTCCCGCCGATCAATGACGGGCGTGAAGATTTTGTGCGCACGTACGCCGGGGAAGTGCTCGGCTCCGTGGTGATCGTGCTGATGTCCTTTTCGCTTTTCCTTTCCAGCCGTCCGAAATGGGCGGAACCTTACTTTGGCGGGCTGGATAAAATGTACATGACGCATCGCCATACATCCACCAGCGCCTTCCTGCTTTTGTTTGTTCATTTGTTAACCGTGCCCATCACCACCATAAATCTGCGCCTGGGAAATTATCTGGCCATCGTTGCCTTTCTGGGGATCGTTGCGATCGTATTGCCCACGCTTGCGCCGCGCATTCCCTTTTTGAATAACCTGACCGGGAAAAGCTACGAGGGCTGGAAGAAACTGCACCGCTTTATCGGCATTTTTTTCATCCTCGGGTATATCCATGCACTGACCATCGATGCATTGAGCGCGTTCATCGCCATCAACTGGGTGCAGATTTTCTTCATTCTTGGGACGGTTTCGTATCTTTACACCGAGGTCTTTGGCAGGTTCTTCAGGAAATATGTGCCGTACACGGTGGAAGCGGTGAACCATCCCAACAACTCCGTCACCGAGGTGGTCCTGCGCGCAAAGAAGGAGCCGATCCAAAAACAACGCGCCGGTCAATTCCTGTTTGTACGATTCGGCGGTGACAGGGAGCTGAACGAATCACATCCATTCACCATCTCCAGCGCGCCGGGTGAAGATGTCCTGCGCCTCACCGTCAAAGCCTGCGGCGATTTCACGCGCCATTTATTCGCAACCCTGAAGGCGGGCACGGACGCAATCATCGAAGGCGCGTACGGGATGTTTGACTATAAGACCGGCGGACCCCGGCAGATCTGGGTGGCGGGCGGGATCGGTGTAACCCCCTTCCTCGCGTTCATGCGGGACCTGGAAACGGACCTCGCTCACGATATTGATTTTTATTACACAGTCAGACACCGCGAGGAGGCCGTGTTCGTGGATGAGATCGAGAATATTATAAAGAAGCATCCACGCATCAAGCCTTATATCCGTTTTTCTGCCGTGCATGGCTCGCTGAACGTGGACGAGATAATCAAAAATGCGGAGGGCGGCATCCGCGGACAGCATGTCTACATGTGCGGTCCGCTCCCGATGGTGCAGGCCTTCGAAAAGAAATTCCTCGAAGCCGGCGTTCCGGCGGGGAACATCCACTTCGAGGAATTCAATTTCAGGTAA
- a CDS encoding ribonuclease H-like domain-containing protein, translated as MSSLADKLKSLGVKTGTSHLSPPQIAGHAIDSVVAGTFLATPRGEAFVSEQVFGEEYLHGKISPYSSFPLSLISQWANDPRIAEVPIHKFAFLDTETSGMAGGTGTYAFLVGAARFVDGKFVLQQFFLRDPAEEPAMLEALIHFLAPCEGLVTFNGKAFDAPLLNTRYSLHRIPAPFKGYVHIDLLPLARRLWRDRLPSRALKYLEEHVLGFTRTSEEVPGYEIPWLYFDYLRTGDARPMGGVFYHNAMDVVAMSALLGHVSELLADPYNGRVEHGLDFIALGKLFEDLGHWDEAARLFERGLEAGLEESDFGVAVRRLSILQKKRGDLSQAVRLWEAASQNGHIYAHIELAKYYEHKIRDVKTSIQWAKSARREVEKADLPVYVRKLWLDEIDRRLTRLERKAGL; from the coding sequence ATGTCTTCGCTTGCAGATAAGTTGAAGTCCCTTGGCGTAAAGACCGGGACTTCGCATCTTTCCCCGCCTCAAATTGCCGGCCACGCCATTGACTCTGTCGTGGCTGGGACATTTCTCGCCACCCCGCGCGGCGAAGCCTTCGTCTCCGAGCAGGTCTTTGGGGAGGAATACCTGCACGGGAAAATATCCCCCTATTCCAGCTTCCCCCTGTCGTTGATCTCCCAATGGGCGAACGACCCGCGCATTGCGGAAGTACCCATCCACAAATTTGCATTTCTGGATACGGAGACCTCCGGCATGGCCGGAGGTACAGGCACCTATGCCTTTCTCGTCGGCGCAGCACGCTTTGTGGACGGAAAATTCGTTTTACAGCAATTCTTCCTGCGCGACCCGGCCGAAGAGCCCGCCATGCTCGAGGCGTTGATCCATTTCCTTGCGCCATGCGAGGGGCTGGTGACATTCAATGGGAAGGCCTTCGACGCGCCCCTGCTCAATACACGCTATTCATTGCATCGCATCCCCGCCCCGTTCAAGGGTTATGTCCACATTGACCTGCTCCCGCTGGCGCGGCGTTTATGGCGGGATAGACTCCCCTCGCGCGCATTGAAATATCTCGAAGAGCATGTGCTTGGTTTCACACGCACCTCCGAGGAGGTGCCGGGCTACGAAATTCCCTGGCTGTATTTCGATTACCTACGCACAGGGGATGCGCGTCCGATGGGCGGCGTGTTCTATCACAACGCCATGGACGTGGTCGCCATGTCCGCCTTGCTGGGCCATGTCAGCGAACTGCTGGCAGACCCGTACAACGGGCGCGTGGAACACGGGCTGGATTTCATTGCACTCGGCAAACTATTCGAGGACCTCGGTCACTGGGATGAAGCCGCCCGTCTGTTCGAGCGTGGACTCGAAGCCGGTCTGGAAGAATCAGATTTCGGCGTGGCGGTGAGGCGGCTGTCGATCCTGCAAAAGAAGCGCGGGGATTTAAGTCAGGCTGTCCGCTTGTGGGAGGCAGCTTCACAAAATGGGCATATCTACGCCCATATCGAACTGGCGAAGTATTACGAACATAAAATTCGCGATGTGAAGACCTCCATCCAATGGGCGAAATCTGCGCGCCGGGAGGTCGAAAAGGCGGACCTGCCGGTCTATGTCCGCAAACTCTGGCTGGACGAAATTGACCGCCGCCTGACACGACTGGAACGAAAAGCGGGTTTATAA
- a CDS encoding STAS domain-containing protein, with protein sequence MEITVSQEQGNIPVTILELAGQLDGQTYQDLIMKAQEVFNGGAKNIILDMSGLTYISSAGLVSLHTVALLLRGEPLPDPEQGWSALKSIDRSRDSGMQKNIKLLNPRPEIVSVLDMVGFSAFFEIFTDKQTAVQSF encoded by the coding sequence ATGGAAATTACCGTTTCGCAGGAACAGGGAAATATCCCTGTGACCATACTGGAGCTTGCGGGTCAGCTGGATGGGCAGACCTATCAGGACTTGATCATGAAAGCCCAGGAGGTCTTCAACGGCGGTGCAAAAAACATCATCCTGGATATGAGCGGGTTGACTTATATCTCCAGTGCGGGGCTGGTTTCCCTGCACACAGTTGCACTGCTTCTGCGCGGCGAGCCGTTGCCCGATCCCGAGCAGGGCTGGTCGGCGCTCAAATCAATTGACCGTTCACGAGACAGCGGCATGCAAAAGAATATCAAACTGCTCAACCCGCGCCCTGAGATCGTCAGCGTTTTGGACATGGTCGGTTTTTCGGCATTCTTTGAAATTTTTACAGACAAACAGACTGCGGTTCAATCTTTTTAA
- a CDS encoding STAS domain-containing protein produces the protein MQITFSKQEGNVPVTVMHLMGDIDSSTYTDVINKAQEAYDNGARDLLLDLSKVPYVSSAGLMSLHSVVKIFSGQSAQAKDGGRPSFGAINQERDTAVRAHVKILAPQPAVEQVLEMVGLAAFFEIHTELESAVKSFKG, from the coding sequence ATGCAAATCACTTTTTCCAAACAGGAAGGCAATGTCCCTGTGACGGTGATGCACCTGATGGGCGACATCGACTCATCCACCTACACCGATGTGATCAACAAGGCGCAGGAGGCCTATGATAACGGTGCCCGCGACCTGCTGCTCGACTTGAGCAAGGTGCCGTATGTAAGCAGTGCGGGTTTAATGTCACTGCACTCGGTGGTGAAGATATTCTCCGGCCAATCGGCGCAGGCAAAGGACGGAGGCCGGCCATCCTTCGGCGCGATCAACCAGGAACGGGACACCGCCGTTCGTGCGCATGTGAAGATACTTGCTCCACAGCCTGCGGTGGAACAGGTATTGGAGATGGTCGGGCTGGCCGCCTTCTTTGAGATCCATAC